A window of the Nibribacter ruber genome harbors these coding sequences:
- a CDS encoding sterol desaturase family protein yields the protein MLTNAAIVLGTFLVMELVAWAVHKYVLHGVLWNIHESHHKPHAHKFELNDVSFVFYGVIAALCFIYGTEALDYRFWVGVGITLYGLAYFLVHDLFIHRRMKLFGKTRNTYLRALDIAHKVHHKTKGRDGSESFGMLWVHPKFFRLAKKR from the coding sequence ATGCTGACGAACGCGGCGATAGTGTTAGGAACGTTCCTGGTGATGGAGCTGGTGGCCTGGGCGGTGCACAAGTATGTGCTGCACGGCGTCTTGTGGAATATCCATGAGTCGCACCACAAACCGCATGCCCACAAGTTTGAGCTGAATGACGTGTCATTTGTCTTTTACGGGGTCATTGCGGCACTTTGTTTTATCTACGGGACAGAGGCGCTGGACTACCGGTTCTGGGTGGGAGTGGGCATTACCCTGTATGGGTTGGCGTACTTTCTGGTGCATGACTTGTTTATTCATAGGCGCATGAAGCTGTTTGGCAAGACAAGAAACACCTACCTGAGAGCCTTGGACATAGCGCACAAAGTACACCACAAAACCAAAGGCAGAGACGGCTCAGAGTCCTTTGGCATGCTGTGGGTGCATCCTAAATTCTTTCGGCTGGCTAAGAAGCGCTAA
- a CDS encoding 4-hydroxy-3-methylbut-2-enyl diphosphate reductase translates to MRQLQVTIDANSGFCFGVIYAIQMAEDLLEERGYLYCLGDIVHNDEEVERLQKKGLRIINYDVLQKLRDEHVLIRAHGEPPSTYQMAMQNNLTLIDASCPVVLKLQNRIKTSFDKKEQIFIYGKHGHAEVLGLLGQTSNEAVVFENLDELLRHELPQNITLYSQTTKSTNSFYNIKNELETRGYAVDANDTICRQVSNRDKELRLFAQKYNRIVFVSGTKSSNGKVLYQVCKDTNPNTYFVSKVEEIQPDWFANGETVGICGATSTPMWLMEEVRDALQTL, encoded by the coding sequence ATGCGACAACTACAGGTAACCATTGACGCCAACTCAGGATTCTGCTTCGGGGTAATCTATGCCATTCAGATGGCTGAGGACCTGCTGGAAGAACGTGGCTACTTGTATTGCTTAGGCGATATTGTACACAATGACGAAGAAGTGGAGCGCTTGCAGAAGAAAGGCCTGCGCATCATCAACTATGACGTATTGCAGAAACTCCGGGACGAGCATGTGCTGATTAGGGCGCACGGCGAGCCGCCGTCTACCTACCAGATGGCCATGCAAAACAACCTCACCTTAATTGACGCTTCCTGCCCGGTGGTGCTCAAATTACAGAACCGTATCAAGACCTCCTTTGACAAGAAAGAGCAAATCTTTATTTACGGCAAGCACGGCCACGCCGAAGTATTGGGACTCTTAGGCCAAACCAGTAATGAGGCGGTAGTCTTTGAGAACCTGGACGAGTTGCTACGTCATGAGTTACCCCAGAACATCACGCTTTACAGCCAAACCACCAAAAGCACCAACAGTTTCTACAACATCAAAAATGAATTAGAGACGCGAGGGTACGCCGTAGACGCCAATGACACCATCTGCCGGCAAGTATCTAACCGTGATAAGGAACTGCGTCTGTTTGCCCAGAAATACAACAGGATTGTGTTTGTATCAGGTACCAAGTCTTCTAATGGAAAAGTGTTGTACCAAGTCTGCAAGGACACCAACCCCAATACCTACTTTGTGTCTAAAGTAGAAGAAATACAACCTGACTGGTTTGCCAACGGCGAAACCGTAGGAATCTGCGGGGCTACTTCCACGCCCATGTGGCTCATGGAAGAAGTTCGGGACGCTTTGCAGACGTTATAG
- a CDS encoding phytoene/squalene synthase family protein yields the protein MLPPKTLFDTTTLECSKLITQRYSTSFTLGIKTLSPKFHDSIYAIYGFVRFADEIVDTFHDHDKAELLERFRKDTYQALEEKISLNPVLHAFQLVVNEFKIDHAYIDAFLNSMAMDLTDREYNCDCYEEYIYGSAEVVGLMCLKVFCEGDEAMFERLKAPACKLGAAFQKVNFLRDIKSDYHDRGRVYFPKVNFLSFCTKDKEEIEADIQRDFDDAYVGIMALPKGAKMGVYLAYIYYLKLFKKIKKAPAAQILAERVRVPDNTKLALLLSSYIRYQFNTF from the coding sequence ATGCTGCCACCTAAGACACTTTTTGACACCACCACGCTGGAATGCAGTAAGCTCATCACTCAGCGCTACAGCACGTCCTTCACGTTGGGCATCAAGACGCTCAGCCCCAAGTTTCATGATTCCATTTACGCCATCTATGGGTTTGTGCGGTTTGCCGACGAGATTGTGGACACCTTCCATGACCATGACAAGGCCGAACTGCTAGAGCGCTTCAGAAAGGACACCTACCAGGCTTTGGAGGAGAAAATCAGCCTGAATCCGGTGTTGCATGCTTTCCAATTGGTGGTAAACGAATTTAAGATTGACCATGCCTACATTGACGCGTTCTTGAACAGCATGGCCATGGACCTCACAGACCGCGAGTACAACTGTGACTGCTATGAGGAATACATCTATGGCTCGGCTGAAGTAGTAGGCCTGATGTGCCTGAAAGTATTCTGCGAAGGAGATGAAGCCATGTTTGAGCGCTTGAAAGCACCTGCCTGTAAACTGGGAGCGGCTTTCCAGAAAGTGAACTTCCTCAGGGACATTAAAAGTGACTACCATGACCGCGGGCGCGTGTACTTCCCGAAGGTGAATTTCCTGTCCTTCTGCACCAAAGACAAAGAAGAGATTGAGGCAGACATCCAACGTGATTTTGACGATGCCTACGTGGGAATCATGGCCTTGCCCAAAGGTGCCAAGATGGGCGTGTACCTGGCGTATATTTATTATTTAAAGCTTTTCAAGAAAATAAAGAAGGCGCCAGCCGCCCAAATTTTAGCAGAACGCGTAAGAGTGCCAGATAATACCAAGCTAGCTTTACTGCTTAGTTCGTATATTAGGTACCAGTTCAATACTTTCTAA
- a CDS encoding enoyl-CoA hydratase/isomerase family protein → MTDIDMNIAETLSLQYIQYQCANRVGYITLNRPEKRNALNYQVVTELKAAFDFAENDEDCKVIVLKAAGAVFCAGADLEYLQQLQQNTFQENLEDSTHLMQLFYQIYTLKKVVIAQVHGHAIAGGCGLATVCDFAYTIPSAKFGYTEVKIGFIPAIVKIFLLRKIGESKAKELLLTGDLISAERAQAIGLINEVVGEDELANRVEELAQRLCTQNSGQSMETTKEMIARVQELPLKSALEYAAEKNAFARSTEDCQRGIQSFLDKEPLTW, encoded by the coding sequence ATGACCGACATTGATATGAACATCGCTGAAACCTTATCCCTGCAATACATTCAGTACCAGTGTGCTAATCGTGTGGGGTATATTACACTCAACCGCCCAGAGAAGCGCAACGCGCTCAATTACCAGGTGGTCACAGAACTGAAAGCAGCCTTTGACTTCGCTGAAAATGACGAGGACTGCAAAGTAATCGTGCTCAAGGCGGCGGGTGCGGTGTTTTGTGCGGGTGCAGATTTAGAATATTTGCAGCAGTTGCAGCAGAACACGTTTCAAGAAAACCTGGAGGACTCTACGCACCTCATGCAGCTGTTCTACCAAATCTATACGCTCAAGAAAGTAGTCATTGCCCAAGTGCACGGCCACGCCATAGCCGGAGGTTGCGGTCTGGCCACCGTCTGTGATTTTGCCTATACTATTCCTAGCGCCAAGTTTGGCTACACCGAGGTCAAGATTGGGTTCATTCCGGCCATCGTCAAGATTTTCTTGTTGCGCAAAATCGGCGAGTCTAAAGCGAAGGAATTATTGCTGACCGGTGATTTAATTTCGGCGGAACGGGCGCAGGCTATCGGGTTGATCAATGAAGTGGTGGGGGAAGATGAGCTGGCAAACCGCGTAGAGGAACTGGCGCAACGTTTATGCACCCAGAACTCGGGTCAGAGTATGGAAACCACCAAAGAGATGATTGCCCGCGTGCAGGAACTTCCGCTTAAGTCTGCCCTGGAGTACGCCGCTGAGAAAAACGCCTTCGCGCGCTCTACTGAAGATTGCCAGCGCGGTATTCAGTCTTTCCTGGACAAGGAACCTTTGACGTGGTAG
- a CDS encoding RNA polymerase sigma factor, with product MTVVEFSTVVENIAPTLRPAAYNLTRDSDDAKDLVQETLLKAFANRDKFKTGTNIKAWLYTIMRNTFINHYNKVTKRTSTLDTTDYFQYFPNDDRMVAYNGATGEFAAQDIEDAVQQLPEEFKTPFMMYYVGYKYLEIAEKLKIPIGTVKNRIHLARKELKQQLRVYAYGI from the coding sequence ATGACAGTCGTAGAATTTTCAACCGTTGTAGAGAACATAGCCCCTACGCTTCGGCCGGCCGCCTATAATCTCACCAGAGACTCAGATGACGCCAAAGACCTGGTCCAGGAGACTTTGCTTAAGGCGTTTGCCAACAGAGACAAGTTTAAGACGGGTACCAACATCAAGGCCTGGCTATACACCATCATGCGCAATACGTTCATCAACCACTACAACAAGGTGACCAAACGTACCAGCACCCTTGATACCACCGACTATTTTCAGTACTTTCCGAACGATGACCGTATGGTCGCGTACAACGGCGCCACGGGCGAGTTTGCTGCGCAGGACATTGAAGACGCGGTACAGCAGTTGCCAGAGGAGTTCAAGACGCCGTTCATGATGTATTATGTGGGCTACAAGTACCTGGAGATTGCCGAGAAGTTGAAGATTCCAATTGGAACCGTGAAGAACAGAATCCACTTGGCCCGCAAAGAATTGAAACAACAGTTGCGGGTGTACGCGTACGGCATTTAA
- a CDS encoding ComEC/Rec2 family competence protein, which yields MIRPLTAFLSGILLYNYLGQAGSYVALVTAGLVLLFLAAWWFTLRKPNRKFRTYTGWAGLAALLSLAFLVSFLKNSPKTLQVPASAITHYKVTLVKAVALKPTSVSSVGRVEAVRDSLGNWHAASGQVAVFLPHSPEADTLQYGHQLLIKGTLMPPAKPANPHQFDYRRYLTLKHIQWQSYLPEGSWQVIGLHPESALEAISLQVRKTLEAAFKEHIPFKREATIANALVLGVQDDLDASLRNAYARTGTMHVLAVSGLHVGLLYGVLLFFLKHLRRGRKSRVVIFLFIVGVVWFYAFVTGLSASVLRSVWMFSLVELGMLLRRKSSVLNTLAAVAMLLLLMDPNFLFDVGFQLSFLAVAGIVLLQPLFLQLWNPEQKPMRMVWELFAISIAAQMATFPLSLYYFHQFPVYFWVGNLLAVPLTSAGLYLGVAFMLLFWVPYLNVLLGFLLQWTLFGLNRFLLWLEQWPFSVLDGFVISIGQVLALYVLMIGLVLFLVYRKLPWLGLATVCLAFLSATEIAEAQRQRHIQELVIYSARKSSAVGIIEGRSATLLADSAFHAQPRNFTYTIQPHWWAKGVQEGHRFWPLFQKSSQKRELAVHATEEGNRLMVWQGKRILWLQKLPRNLAKPVPVDVLVLQKNVWAKVDQLRQVIDCAYVVMDQTNAPWYVQRKSTELRAAGYTVHNLEEDGAWTLRLR from the coding sequence ATGATACGTCCCTTGACAGCTTTCCTGTCGGGTATTCTGCTATACAACTACCTGGGTCAGGCTGGTTCTTATGTGGCTTTGGTGACGGCTGGCCTGGTGCTCTTGTTTCTTGCGGCCTGGTGGTTTACGTTAAGAAAGCCCAACCGGAAATTTAGGACGTACACAGGCTGGGCAGGTTTAGCGGCCCTTCTATCCCTGGCGTTTTTGGTCTCTTTTCTGAAAAACAGCCCAAAAACGCTTCAGGTCCCGGCAAGCGCCATCACGCATTACAAAGTGACTTTGGTTAAAGCAGTTGCCTTGAAACCTACTTCGGTGAGTTCTGTGGGCAGGGTAGAGGCGGTGCGGGACTCACTGGGTAATTGGCATGCCGCTTCTGGACAAGTGGCCGTTTTTCTGCCCCATTCACCAGAGGCAGATACCCTGCAATACGGACATCAATTGCTCATCAAAGGCACCTTGATGCCACCTGCCAAACCCGCCAATCCCCACCAATTTGACTACCGCCGCTACCTCACGCTCAAGCACATTCAGTGGCAGTCTTACCTCCCCGAAGGCTCCTGGCAAGTGATAGGCCTACACCCAGAAAGTGCACTGGAGGCCATCAGTTTACAAGTCCGAAAAACGCTAGAAGCGGCCTTTAAAGAGCACATTCCTTTCAAGCGCGAAGCCACCATTGCCAATGCCCTGGTCTTAGGCGTGCAGGATGATCTAGATGCCTCGTTACGCAATGCCTACGCCAGAACTGGTACCATGCACGTGTTGGCGGTGAGCGGTTTGCATGTGGGCTTGCTTTACGGTGTGCTGTTGTTCTTCCTTAAGCATCTTCGGCGTGGCCGAAAGTCCAGGGTGGTTATCTTCCTGTTCATTGTGGGCGTGGTGTGGTTTTATGCCTTCGTGACGGGTTTGTCGGCTTCGGTCTTGCGGTCTGTGTGGATGTTCTCTCTGGTAGAGCTGGGCATGTTGCTGAGAAGGAAATCTTCTGTCTTGAACACCTTGGCGGCCGTGGCCATGCTGCTGCTCTTGATGGATCCCAATTTCTTGTTTGACGTGGGCTTCCAGCTGTCGTTTCTGGCGGTGGCGGGCATTGTTTTGCTGCAACCGCTTTTCCTTCAACTCTGGAACCCAGAGCAGAAACCAATGCGCATGGTCTGGGAGCTCTTCGCCATTTCCATTGCCGCGCAAATGGCTACGTTTCCTCTGAGTTTGTACTACTTCCATCAGTTTCCGGTGTACTTCTGGGTAGGCAATTTGCTGGCAGTGCCCTTGACTTCTGCTGGTTTATATCTGGGCGTGGCGTTCATGCTTTTGTTCTGGGTGCCTTATTTGAATGTCTTACTGGGGTTTCTGCTGCAATGGACGCTTTTTGGGTTGAACAGGTTTCTGCTTTGGTTGGAGCAGTGGCCTTTTTCAGTGTTGGACGGGTTTGTCATTTCCATTGGTCAGGTGCTGGCCTTATATGTGTTGATGATTGGCCTAGTCTTGTTTCTAGTATACAGAAAGCTACCTTGGCTCGGGCTGGCCACAGTCTGTTTGGCCTTCCTCTCTGCCACTGAAATAGCCGAAGCCCAACGGCAGCGGCACATCCAAGAGCTAGTTATCTACAGCGCTAGAAAAAGCAGTGCCGTTGGAATAATTGAAGGCCGAAGCGCCACGCTGCTGGCAGACTCTGCTTTCCATGCCCAGCCCCGCAACTTTACCTATACCATCCAGCCGCACTGGTGGGCGAAGGGTGTTCAAGAGGGGCATCGTTTTTGGCCTCTTTTCCAGAAATCAAGCCAAAAACGCGAGCTGGCGGTGCATGCAACGGAAGAAGGCAACAGGTTAATGGTCTGGCAAGGCAAACGGATTCTTTGGCTGCAGAAACTACCTCGTAATTTAGCTAAACCGGTACCAGTAGATGTGCTGGTGTTGCAGAAGAATGTCTGGGCTAAAGTTGATCAACTACGGCAAGTCATAGACTGTGCATATGTGGTTATGGACCAGACCAACGCGCCTTGGTATGTGCAACGCAAATCCACGGAGTTGCGGGCCGCTGGCTATACGGTCCACAACCTGGAGGAAGATGGTGCCTGGACTTTGAGATTACGGTAA
- a CDS encoding PhoH family protein — MVEKTITLEDISLIDFLGAENQNIKQLAAAFPSSKIISRGNEIKIQGQTPEITKIHEILSSLIEHYHKFGKITDKSVHKFLTADNDFEDDVVITSPDVIVYGSKGGVIKPKTPNQQKLVDMINKYDLVFALGPAGSGKTFISVAMAVRALKNKEVKKIIISRPVVEAGESLGFLPGDMKDKVDPYLRPIYDALEEMIPIEKLKYYYENKVIEIAPLAYMRGRTLNNAFVLLDEAQNTTPMQIKMFMTRMGPSSKVMINGDRTQIDLPRNQKSGLIEAINVLKEVQGIGFVEMTVDDVVRHRLVKSIVDAYTKHDERRAQEREQNEGNDSHQDAARRRQQYRRED, encoded by the coding sequence TTGGTAGAAAAAACGATAACCCTTGAGGATATCTCTTTGATAGACTTCCTGGGGGCAGAGAATCAAAACATAAAGCAATTAGCCGCCGCTTTTCCTAGCAGCAAAATCATTTCAAGGGGCAATGAGATCAAGATCCAGGGCCAGACGCCGGAGATCACCAAGATCCATGAGATCCTCTCTTCGCTAATTGAACATTACCACAAGTTTGGCAAAATCACGGACAAAAGCGTTCACAAGTTCCTGACCGCCGACAACGACTTTGAGGACGATGTGGTCATCACCAGTCCGGACGTGATTGTGTACGGCAGCAAGGGCGGCGTGATCAAGCCCAAGACGCCTAACCAGCAGAAGCTGGTGGACATGATCAACAAGTATGACCTGGTGTTTGCCCTAGGTCCGGCTGGTTCTGGTAAGACGTTTATCTCGGTGGCCATGGCCGTGCGCGCGCTCAAAAACAAAGAGGTGAAGAAGATCATCATCTCCAGACCTGTGGTGGAAGCCGGCGAGAGCCTGGGTTTCTTGCCCGGCGACATGAAGGACAAGGTAGATCCCTACCTGCGCCCCATCTACGACGCCCTGGAGGAAATGATTCCGATTGAAAAACTCAAGTACTATTATGAGAACAAGGTGATTGAGATTGCTCCGCTGGCCTACATGCGCGGGCGCACGCTCAACAACGCCTTTGTGCTCCTGGATGAGGCTCAGAATACCACGCCTATGCAGATCAAGATGTTCATGACCCGCATGGGCCCCAGCTCTAAAGTGATGATCAACGGTGACCGAACCCAGATTGACTTGCCGCGCAACCAGAAGTCTGGTCTTATTGAGGCCATCAACGTCTTGAAGGAGGTGCAGGGCATTGGTTTCGTGGAGATGACCGTTGATGACGTAGTGCGCCATAGATTGGTGAAAAGCATTGTGGATGCCTACACCAAGCATGATGAGCGCCGCGCCCAGGAGCGCGAGCAAAACGAGGGCAATGACAGTCACCAAGACGCCGCCCGCCGCCGGCAGCAGTACCGCAGAGAAGATTAA
- a CDS encoding lycopene cyclase domain-containing protein — MNYIYLYLNIFTIFFPLVLSFDKRVHFYTNWRHLFPAMAVTAFCFISWDMAFTQHGVWSFNPDYLLGFYIGNLPLEEILFFITVPYACVFIYECLNTYISREWLQPYAPAITWFLVIANLAIGLFFWGRWYTMLTCLLVPVLLVVYYALFRYRKMGRFYLAYLVHLVPFLLVNGVLTALPVVRYNNAHNTGFRITTIPAEDTMYSMLLLLMTILIYEFLKQKAEAPANKVTAALVN; from the coding sequence ATGAACTACATCTACCTCTACTTAAACATCTTCACCATCTTTTTCCCCCTGGTGCTCTCCTTTGACAAGCGGGTGCACTTTTATACCAACTGGCGCCATCTCTTCCCCGCCATGGCTGTGACAGCCTTCTGCTTCATCTCCTGGGACATGGCCTTTACCCAACACGGCGTCTGGAGCTTTAACCCCGACTATCTCCTTGGCTTTTACATCGGCAATCTGCCTCTGGAGGAAATACTTTTCTTTATTACCGTCCCCTACGCCTGCGTTTTTATCTATGAATGCTTAAACACGTATATATCAAGGGAATGGCTTCAGCCTTATGCCCCGGCCATTACCTGGTTTTTAGTGATTGCCAACCTGGCCATAGGACTGTTTTTCTGGGGAAGATGGTATACCATGCTCACCTGCCTACTGGTGCCGGTACTGCTGGTGGTGTATTATGCGCTGTTCAGGTACAGAAAGATGGGGAGGTTTTACCTGGCGTATCTGGTGCATCTAGTGCCGTTTCTGCTGGTAAACGGAGTGCTCACGGCTTTGCCCGTGGTCAGGTACAACAACGCACATAACACGGGGTTCCGTATAACTACTATTCCCGCCGAAGACACCATGTACTCTATGTTGCTTTTGCTCATGACCATCCTTATTTATGAGTTCTTGAAGCAAAAAGCCGAAGCACCTGCAAACAAAGTCACCGCAGCCCTTGTTAACTAG
- a CDS encoding fatty acid desaturase: MKSFTQQHTGVIIALLILTAWASLLWFLLHWEVSFASPLTYLAVLVMTHLYTGLFITAHDAMHGVVAPGNERLNSIIGTITAGLFAYNYYGRLYPKHHLHHKHVATEEDPDYHGGNFFLWFLSFARQYITIIQVLLMAGTYNLLQLWFPVENIILFWMVPAVLATFQLFYFGTYLPHKGEHEPDNKHKSSTQGRNHLWAFISCYFFGYHYEHHDKPYLPWWKLYQEKDRLSGNS, translated from the coding sequence TTGAAATCTTTCACCCAGCAACATACCGGAGTCATCATCGCCTTGCTCATCTTAACGGCGTGGGCTAGTTTGCTGTGGTTTCTGCTGCATTGGGAGGTTTCTTTTGCCTCGCCGCTAACTTACTTGGCGGTGCTAGTCATGACGCATTTGTACACGGGCTTGTTCATTACGGCGCATGATGCCATGCACGGCGTAGTAGCTCCCGGTAACGAGCGATTGAACAGCATCATTGGCACTATCACCGCAGGCTTGTTCGCCTATAATTATTACGGCAGGCTGTACCCCAAACATCACCTGCACCACAAACACGTCGCCACCGAAGAAGATCCAGATTACCATGGCGGCAACTTCTTTCTGTGGTTCTTAAGCTTTGCCCGGCAGTACATCACCATTATTCAAGTTCTCTTAATGGCGGGTACTTACAATCTATTACAACTATGGTTTCCGGTGGAGAATATCATCCTTTTCTGGATGGTACCGGCGGTTCTGGCCACGTTTCAGTTGTTTTACTTCGGAACGTATCTGCCGCATAAGGGAGAGCATGAACCAGATAACAAGCACAAATCTTCTACCCAGGGAAGAAATCACTTATGGGCGTTTATCAGCTGTTACTTCTTTGGGTACCATTATGAGCACCATGATAAACCCTACTTACCTTGGTGGAAACTATACCAGGAGAAAGACCGACTTTCAGGGAACAGTTAG
- a CDS encoding MerR family transcriptional regulator has product MAQYSIKELEHLSGIKAHTLRIWEQRYQLLQPKRTQTNIRYYDDADLKNLLNVALLYQDGYKISKIAQLPPDLVAQEVLKITGDEPGQEQLINQMIVAMVELDEVLFERVLSRAILQLGFSATVRSVIYPFLNKIGLLWQTGNITPAHEHFMSQLVRQKMLVAIDALPVVTKPDAPRVVLYLPEGEMHEISLMYVHYLLRSAGMYTLYLGQHLPLTDLAKAVQYFKPAFVYSVFTTPFLRTTVSDYLEEMNNTLPVKQILISGSLLHYFPVKELPAKVSFFKEIEELENWIQRNSALA; this is encoded by the coding sequence GTGGCGCAATACTCTATCAAGGAGTTGGAGCATTTATCCGGCATTAAGGCACATACTCTTCGCATCTGGGAGCAGCGGTACCAACTGTTGCAACCCAAGCGCACGCAGACCAATATCCGGTACTATGATGACGCAGACCTTAAAAACCTGCTCAACGTGGCGCTGCTCTACCAGGACGGCTACAAAATCTCCAAGATTGCCCAGCTGCCCCCAGACCTGGTAGCCCAGGAGGTGTTGAAAATTACCGGCGATGAACCAGGCCAGGAACAATTGATCAACCAGATGATTGTGGCCATGGTAGAGCTGGACGAGGTGCTGTTTGAGCGCGTCCTGAGCCGGGCCATTCTGCAACTGGGTTTTTCTGCCACGGTGCGCTCCGTTATCTACCCGTTTTTAAACAAGATTGGCCTACTTTGGCAAACCGGCAACATCACCCCGGCGCATGAACATTTCATGAGCCAGCTGGTACGCCAGAAAATGCTGGTGGCCATAGATGCCTTGCCAGTAGTGACCAAGCCAGACGCGCCACGCGTGGTTCTTTACCTGCCGGAAGGTGAAATGCATGAGATTTCTTTGATGTATGTGCACTACCTCTTGCGCTCAGCGGGTATGTACACCTTGTACCTGGGGCAGCACCTGCCCTTGACAGACCTGGCAAAGGCCGTCCAATACTTTAAGCCGGCCTTTGTGTATTCTGTTTTCACCACGCCCTTCCTCCGGACCACCGTGTCAGACTATCTGGAAGAGATGAACAATACCTTGCCGGTTAAGCAAATCTTGATAAGCGGCTCCCTGCTGCATTACTTCCCGGTGAAAGAACTTCCGGCCAAAGTCTCCTTCTTTAAAGAGATTGAAGAATTGGAGAACTGGATCCAGAGAAATTCGGCTCTCGCCTAA
- a CDS encoding phytoene desaturase family protein — translation MGESLPKNKAIVIGAGFAGLSTAASLAQAGYHVTVLEKNDVAGGRARTFSAQGFTYDMGPSWYWMPDVFEQFFQKFGKTTADYYDLVRLDPSYQVLYGKGDTLELPASMAKLEALFEELEPGSSLKLRDFLKQAAYKYEVGINQLVYKPSRSLTEFVDLKLLVDVMRLDVFQSMAKHLRKFFKHPRLIQLMEFPILFLGALPENTPALYSLMNYADMSLGTWYPMGGMHKIVEGMVALAEELGVEMRLGEEVQKIDIQDGQITQLITNKGTYTAEVVVGAADYHHLETQLLPPAYRSYTDKYWDSRVMAPSSLIFYLGIDKKLTGLHHHNLFFDEDFGPHAQEIYTTPAWPKKPLFYVSVPSKTDASVAPAGMENVFILIPVAPDLTDTEETRERYYDMVMTRLEQITGQDVRSHVVYKRSYAHQDFIQDYHAFKGNAYGLANTLTQTAVLKPSLKSKKIKNLFYAGQLTVPGPGVPPSLISGQVVAAEVVKEFAPQKASLTH, via the coding sequence ATGGGTGAATCCCTCCCCAAAAACAAAGCCATTGTCATAGGCGCCGGGTTTGCCGGCCTTTCTACCGCGGCCAGTCTGGCGCAAGCCGGCTATCACGTGACCGTCTTAGAGAAAAACGATGTTGCCGGAGGTCGTGCGCGAACCTTCAGCGCGCAAGGCTTCACCTATGACATGGGCCCCAGCTGGTATTGGATGCCAGACGTTTTTGAGCAGTTTTTCCAGAAATTCGGGAAAACCACGGCAGACTACTATGATTTAGTGCGCTTGGATCCATCCTACCAAGTACTGTATGGTAAAGGAGATACCTTAGAGTTGCCTGCTTCTATGGCAAAACTAGAGGCGCTCTTTGAAGAACTGGAACCGGGCTCTAGCCTAAAACTGAGAGATTTCTTAAAGCAAGCCGCCTATAAATATGAGGTAGGCATCAATCAACTAGTCTATAAACCCAGCCGCTCCCTGACCGAGTTTGTGGACCTGAAACTGCTGGTAGACGTCATGCGCCTGGATGTGTTTCAGTCCATGGCCAAGCACTTGCGCAAGTTCTTCAAGCACCCGCGCCTTATTCAGTTGATGGAGTTTCCCATTCTATTCTTGGGTGCTTTGCCAGAAAACACCCCCGCCTTATACAGCCTCATGAACTACGCAGACATGTCACTGGGTACCTGGTACCCCATGGGTGGCATGCACAAGATTGTGGAAGGCATGGTAGCCTTGGCCGAGGAACTGGGCGTAGAGATGCGCTTAGGCGAGGAGGTCCAGAAGATTGACATTCAGGATGGACAAATCACTCAACTTATCACCAACAAAGGCACCTACACCGCAGAAGTAGTCGTAGGTGCCGCCGATTACCATCACCTGGAAACCCAACTGTTGCCGCCAGCCTATCGTAGTTATACGGACAAATACTGGGACAGCCGCGTGATGGCGCCGTCATCGCTCATTTTCTATTTAGGCATTGACAAGAAGCTTACCGGACTGCACCACCATAATCTGTTTTTTGACGAAGACTTTGGGCCGCACGCGCAGGAGATTTATACAACGCCAGCCTGGCCTAAGAAACCATTGTTTTACGTATCAGTGCCGTCAAAGACAGATGCCAGCGTTGCCCCAGCAGGAATGGAGAATGTATTCATCTTGATACCCGTGGCGCCAGACTTGACCGACACTGAGGAAACCCGGGAGCGCTACTATGATATGGTGATGACCCGCCTGGAGCAGATTACGGGCCAGGACGTGAGAAGTCACGTGGTGTACAAACGCAGCTACGCGCATCAGGATTTTATACAGGATTACCATGCCTTTAAAGGCAACGCCTACGGCTTAGCCAATACACTCACTCAGACGGCAGTGCTAAAACCCAGCCTGAAGAGCAAAAAAATAAAGAACCTGTTTTACGCAGGCCAATTGACTGTTCCTGGACCAGGCGTGCCGCCTTCGCTCATCTCAGGGCAGGTAGTAGCGGCCGAAGTTGTGAAAGAATTTGCCCCGCAAAAAGCGTCCTTAACCCATTAA